The following are from one region of the Acidobacteriota bacterium genome:
- a CDS encoding GHKL domain-containing protein codes for MHDEGLDIPLILVTGALGEVTAVDCIKQGVSDYVLKGSLTRLPLAIRRTLEAQRAREQRKRSEHALAEKAEELARSNRDLEQFASVASHDLQEPLRMVAAYTQLLSERYRGKMDADADKYMGYAVEGALRMQAMIRDLLAFSRVGRDAKQGNADCNIALAGAILNLQAVIEDSGARITHDSLPTIAADPTQLIQLFQNLIGNAIKFRGKEKPAIKISVERQGEAWAFSVADNGIGIAPEHRDVIFVIFQRLHSREEYAGNGLGLAICQKIVEQNGGKLWVESEPGVGSTFRFTLPATRLHEQHAE; via the coding sequence CTGCATGACGAGGGTTTGGATATTCCCCTGATTCTGGTCACGGGCGCTCTGGGCGAAGTAACGGCAGTCGACTGCATCAAGCAGGGCGTGTCGGACTATGTTCTCAAAGGCTCGCTGACGCGTCTCCCACTGGCGATCCGCCGAACTTTGGAAGCGCAGAGAGCGCGCGAACAACGCAAACGCAGTGAACATGCACTGGCAGAAAAAGCAGAAGAACTGGCACGCTCGAATCGCGACCTGGAACAGTTTGCATCCGTGGCTTCCCACGATTTGCAGGAACCGTTGCGCATGGTGGCTGCCTATACCCAGCTCTTGTCCGAACGGTACCGCGGGAAAATGGATGCGGACGCTGATAAATACATGGGCTACGCCGTAGAGGGTGCCCTTCGCATGCAGGCAATGATCCGCGACCTGCTTGCGTTTTCGCGCGTCGGACGCGACGCGAAGCAGGGCAATGCGGATTGCAATATTGCATTGGCGGGCGCGATCCTGAACCTGCAAGCGGTGATTGAAGACAGCGGCGCCCGCATCACTCATGATTCACTCCCAACCATTGCCGCCGATCCGACGCAATTGATCCAACTCTTTCAGAACCTGATCGGCAATGCCATCAAGTTCCGGGGTAAAGAGAAACCTGCGATCAAGATCTCTGTGGAAAGGCAAGGTGAGGCGTGGGCTTTCTCCGTCGCCGACAACGGCATCGGCATTGCACCTGAACATCGCGATGTCATATTTGTCATATTTCAGCGTTTACATTCGCGTGAAGAATACGCTGGAAATGGACTGGGGCTGGCGATCTGCCAGAAGATCGTCGAGCAAAACGGAGGCAAACTCTGGGTGGAATCGGAGCCAGGCGTTGGATCTACATTCCGCTTCACTTTGCCAGCAACACGACTGCACGAACAGCACGCCGAATGA
- a CDS encoding response regulator, with amino-acid sequence MNSHVRREVLLVDDNPADLDLIREALSGVDHKPAVSIVQDGELAIAFLTHSGQFRGVSRPDLVILDLNLPRKDGRAVLANVKGDPNLRSIPIVLFTTSGSRQDVIDCYALGANCYVSKPGSLDEFRKAVQSIQRFWLAVARLPE; translated from the coding sequence ATGAACTCCCACGTCAGACGCGAAGTCCTGCTGGTGGACGATAACCCAGCCGACTTAGACTTGATTCGTGAAGCGCTTTCCGGTGTCGATCACAAACCTGCAGTCAGCATCGTCCAGGACGGCGAACTTGCCATTGCCTTCCTCACGCATTCAGGGCAGTTCCGTGGGGTATCCCGTCCCGATCTTGTGATTCTTGACCTGAATCTGCCACGAAAAGACGGCCGGGCGGTGCTGGCCAACGTCAAGGGCGATCCGAACTTGCGGTCGATTCCGATTGTTCTTTTTACTACCTCCGGATCGCGGCAAGACGTGATCGATTGCTATGCGTTGGGAGCAAATTGCTACGTCAGCAAACCCGGCAGCCTGGATGAATTCCGGAAAGCCGTGCAGTCGATCCAGCGCTTCTGGCTAGCAGTAGCACGCCTTCCGGAATGA
- a CDS encoding response regulator — translation MIGQVDILIVEDDVDDITLALRALQREHLANRIFLARDGEQALDFLFCRGDYAGRSADALPKLVLLDLKLPRLSGIEILKQIKGDTHTRGVPVVILTSSKEERDLIASYNLGANSYIQKPVNFEQFRQTIKTLGMYWLVVNQVPAFAGEKHPKEAGHV, via the coding sequence ATGATCGGACAGGTGGATATTTTGATCGTGGAAGACGATGTAGACGACATCACGCTCGCTCTGCGCGCATTGCAGCGGGAGCATCTCGCGAACCGGATCTTCCTCGCTCGCGACGGCGAACAAGCCCTCGACTTTCTTTTCTGCCGTGGTGACTATGCCGGGCGATCAGCGGACGCTCTTCCTAAACTGGTGTTGCTGGATTTGAAGCTACCAAGACTCAGCGGCATCGAAATCCTCAAACAGATCAAGGGAGACACGCACACCAGGGGAGTGCCCGTGGTGATCCTTACTTCGTCGAAGGAGGAACGGGATTTGATCGCCAGCTATAACCTGGGCGCAAACAGCTATATTCAGAAACCTGTCAACTTCGAGCAGTTCCGCCAGACGATAAAGACACTCGGCATGTACTGGCTGGTCGTGAATCAAGTGCCCGCGTTTGCTGGCGAGAAGCATCCCAAGGAAGCTGGGCACGTATGA